CTATATGCTAAACAAGCATAAATGGTAAATACTAGCGTTTCAACTCAGAGAAACATAAACCATAGGCTCACCCAAATGATGGCAATCCTCAGCTCTTTCAAATCTACAAAATACAACATTAGTTATTGCTGGGAAGAAGTATACTTTATGGGGACTCTGATTCACAAAATAAATTCTGAAACTATGTACATCCTACAGTTATACTCACAAATGAAAGAAAGAGAGAATAAAAAATACCATTACCCTTTTATCAAACATCAAAGGTACTAACTTTACTTCCTTAATCCTTAGTTAAAATTCAAAGAGTTTACTACAACAACCACCACCTAATTGTTTATATAAGAGCAATCAGCTAACATGTGAAACCTATTTCTTGCCTTTAAAAGAGTGAATATTATAAGCAGCTAGTGACATTCAAAGAAGACAAAAACCTTTCAATCAAATGGTATATATAATAAGATCAAATTCGATGATTAAATCCAATTGCAGCAATACCCAGAAAAAGTTTTAACCAcaaaacttaaaagaaaatgaagaagcaGATTATTCAAACTTTGTATCTGTTTGTACCTGTAAGAGACGTCAGCTTGTGACATCGTCTCCAGTTAACGGACAAAACTGGTCGATTCCATGATAACCCAGATGAAAGATTGCCTGTGTCAGCCAATCAGATCAATGGTTATTGTATTACCAAAAGTTTTTCAGTTGAAATATCAATATTCGTTGCTTCCTCAGTCAGAACTCAGAAGTActcacatctctctctctctctcacctccTTAAGGACTAAGTTAAAGTCGTTTAACTACTACTGTTGTGCGTTGAAAACAAGAGTAAAGTAAAACTAAATTGTTGTGGGCCCCTTCATTACTGCAGAAAAAAAGATGTGGGCCCCATTATCTTTGAAGATATTATGGGCCTGGCCCGTTTATGCAACTGGGCCAAATTTGGGACCTACCTCAACTTGTTCCCACTAATTTACAACTTTGCCACTTCAAATATGATTGGATTTTATAGGTACTATTTATTCTATGAGATTTAGCTagatactagatatttaatatctTAAAAACTATATAAGATGTAAATGTTATATTTggtataaaaaattaatatgtaaTATATTATACACAATTTTTAGTAGAAGAGTGCTAATGAGATTCTCTTTGTTACTCTTTTTTGCACTTTCTCTATATTTTGATAACACGTGtcatttttaaaatcaaaacttTCTATTTATAAccttaattttgattttttaataaattaggTGTATAATTTTATTTTGTTGTGTTGTAATAGAATATAACTTCAATATTCTCTGTTTTTTATAGTACTCATCAAGTAtcttaaatttataaaattagaataaaataatatattaaactcAAATTGATCAACGAATtttgtatatattaaaaaattatcatcatttataaataattaaaatattatctaCGAAGTATGACATGTGTTAAAGTGTTTTTAAAACACTTTAATGTTTTAACTTTGATTCTTGATAACTTATCAATTTAAATTATGAGTTTACTTGGTtggatttattttttttaattctatattGAACTTTTATACATGGTGGTTCTTATATAAGTCATTgctctcttgtcaaaaaaaaaaataaaccttATCCTTACTAATTCaataataatttttaaccttCTCATAGGGATTAAATAGTAAATAAGTAAGACTTTAGGGATAATATTGCAAAAACATATTTATTTCCGAAAAGTATATTCGTAAATTGTACGAAAATGTCAAATTTGGGTAGTTGGTCGTTTCGGGGCACCTGATACAGGAGATAGAATCTTTTTTGGGAGATCGGAAAGACCAAACCTCGGCTACTCCGATGGCTCTGCTTTTCCCCAAATGGGCTTCTTTAGCCATCTTAGCATTATCAGTGGCTTCCTTCCTCACCACGGAGGCCAAACCTAATGGACTCGGACTTGGAATCTTTCCAAGAGGAAAACCTCAGACTCAGAGAGAGTTCGATTACTTCGCCTTGGCTCTGCAATGGCCCGCCACCTACTGTCGCCGCAGCCGCCATTGCTGTACTTCCAATGCTTGCTGCCGAGGGTTCTATTCCTTCTCTTTACCCCCttctttgtttaaaaaaaatattttttttaattgcggAAGATGACATTTTTGGTTAAAAGTTATATTTCAGCATATACTTGACATAATTTTTATTGTGCTCTAATTATGAGTTGTTGGgcttttttttttcagttcaaATGCCCCTGCCGAGTTTACAATACGtaagtatataatattatttttaatttgacATTTTTTGTTTGGTATATATGATATTCTTTggtcatattaatataatattgtAACCCACTTGACTGTGTATATGTCCTAGCTCAAATAGTCACTTGAATTTGCTTTTGCAAgagttattttttgggatttttccTATTATGAAATGTTAAATGAAttgtggaagaagaagaaacatCAATGTTGTTGTTGTAAACAAATCTGAATAAATGATGCATAATTGTATTTTCCAATTTGGGAACTATGATCAATCTAATAAACAGTGAAACTAAAGTTATTAAAATTTACTACTGACTCATGATTCAAGTGGGTCACTTGATCTTTTTGTTGTGATTGTAgttgtcacatttattttatataaatacacatgtgtgtgtgtgtatcacACACAGAGGGTAGGGTGAGGGGGAGAGTAATCTGATTTTTGTACTTGTATGGCAGATGGGTTGTGGCCTGATTACAATGATGGAAGCTGGCCTTCCTGCTGCACGAATAAGAGGTTTAATGAGAAAGAGGTATGTGTTTGTAAATTGTATTACTTCTTTTGAAgatgacataaataaataaagtttcgGTGAGTTGATTAGGTGGTAGTTACTTAtcataataaaaaagaaaaatattatcaACACTGTGTTATGAACTTCTATACGTTGAATGTTTATGTCGTTTTGTGGGTAAGTATAACTCTTTACTCGTTCATGTTCTCTGTTTTAAATTCATCTTGTACTTGTATTTTACTATGGCAGTTAAAATTTATTTTCCTAAAATAATTGTTAACATATCTCAAGTGCTGCCTCAATCTATATGACCAATCACCATACaagtattctgcttcattgtagATTTCTACATTGCTTGGCGATCTAGAAAAGTATTGGCCGTCTTTAAGCTGTGGTTCACCATCAACCTGCCATGGTGGTAAAGGGTCCTTTTGGGGTCATGAGGTGATCATTTAATTATAAATTGACTTTGTGCCTAATATCTTGTTTTGTGTTGTACATAACTGACAATTATTCATCTTATATGTCATGATGGCTGAACTGGACACACTACACTTGCAGTGGGGTAATCCTCTTAATctattctttatttttatttttacttgAACTCATGGTTTAATACATATGTGCATCGTTTGTCTAGATTTAGGGCTTGTATATGATACTAAGTTAATTCATCTCTTTGGAACTTTCGAGTCTTGTGATTGACGTAAATTGTGATACCATACCAGTTATAGGTTTTAATTGGTTTGAACAGAGCTCCTGCTAATTCACTTCATTGTTAGTACGATTTCTTGAAATGTTTGTTTCATGAACCTTCAGATCTGAAATTTTATCTTTTCCATTTTTATTGCATAAGATTTTGGGTGTCATTGCTACAGGAAATGATTATGAGATAAGAGGCATGCATTATAAATATTTGAGGAATGTCAGATATGTCTAtgctttgttttttctttttctttttctagatATATAATCTTTGTATACCTTCATGATAGAAACCAATGGTCTTGCTAGTTACTTTCTTTGCTCTGTTGTAATTTGTGTGCTTCCTATCATTGGTGCATTTTCCTCGGTTTTGAGGTCATTCCATAGGTACACGTTCCTATTTTAGGTGTGTTttgtttaatataattttgacCATGTCGTGGCATGGCATCCATAAAGTCACAGGGTTGAATAAGGGTGCAAGTTGAGTGTAGTTATCATCTTCTTGCTACTCATGTAAACATGTTTCCCTTCTTTCACTACCATAGCTATTATTCATTTTTGCATTCTTACTTGCAGAGAAGCATGGAACTTGTTCTGCTCCTGTCACTGGTGATGAATACAATTACTTTTCAACGGTCCTAAATATCTACTTCAAATACAATGTCTCAGTAAGTTTTTGAGGAACCGAATCTTTACATGGACCTAGAGCCCTTCACTCCTATAGATGGTATCACAGCATTATAATGAATTATACTGATGAATTACGTAATTGTTAATTGGTGACAAAGTTTATTGTTTGTTTAATCGTCCTTCTAAGTTGCATAATTTATATGTTATTCAATCAATTTACACCTCTCATAATTGAGTTTTTGTAAAATTGTGCGCAGAGAGTCCTCTCCGAAGAAGGATATGTGCCTTCTGACAGTGAAAAATATCCTATTGGAGGCATCATTTCTGCCATTCAAAATGCTTTTCACACAACCCCATTGATAGTTTGCAAAAATGGAGCTATAGAGGAACTTCGGTTATGCTTTTACAAGAACTTTGAGGTAAAACTCCAACAAGGAATTTACGTTAGATTCTATCATAGATTAATATATAGGCTGCTCAAGGATCCATATAAGCCACGCTTGTAGGGCATTGAGTCTGACCTGACAATTCTGGTGTCAGTTCTCCACACCATATCAATGTATTTTGCCTGTCATTTGCGGCTCCCAATTTGATGGTCGAAGTACTCTCTAGTTCTATTAGTGTAAGCCAAatgtatttttattaaaattagcTAAGAACGAAGCTGGATATTGTATTTATCTACTTTTAGACTAGAAATTTCAGAGAATAATAAAGCCTTTAGTTGGATGATTAGTCCAGTTCTGTTTCTGATCCTGTGATATTCTTTCATTTCACACagtaaagatttttttttaacataattTTGATGTTCAATTTTTTTGCAGCCTCGGGACTGTGTGACACAAGTTACCAATGACAACATGGTTTCTTCAAGAAACTCATGTCCCAAGTATGTCAGCTTACCAGCGCAC
The genomic region above belongs to Humulus lupulus chromosome 1, drHumLupu1.1, whole genome shotgun sequence and contains:
- the LOC133786397 gene encoding ribonuclease 2-like; the encoded protein is MALLFPKWASLAILALSVASFLTTEAKPNGLGLGIFPRGKPQTQREFDYFALALQWPATYCRRSRHCCTSNACCRGSNAPAEFTIHGLWPDYNDGSWPSCCTNKRFNEKEISTLLGDLEKYWPSLSCGSPSTCHGGKGSFWGHEWEKHGTCSAPVTGDEYNYFSTVLNIYFKYNVSRVLSEEGYVPSDSEKYPIGGIISAIQNAFHTTPLIVCKNGAIEELRLCFYKNFEPRDCVTQVTNDNMVSSRNSCPKYVSLPAHTSRGVNGAETKIPWIPAKEAIQEHESM